The following are encoded in a window of Desulfatibacillum aliphaticivorans DSM 15576 genomic DNA:
- a CDS encoding LysE family translocator has product MIGLESIIPFFIASLLLALAPGPDNIFVLTQSAVNGKKAGVAVTFGLCTGVIFHTTAVALGIAVFIQNSAVAFSALKFLGAGYLVYLAWQAYRTSSSVDLTADPLQLSLRKLYFRGIFMNVTNPKVSLFFLAFLPQFADPARGPVGVQIFILGSLFILAAIPVFGSIALLSGSIGEILTKSPRVNKILNRVAGTVFLALAVKLAVTER; this is encoded by the coding sequence ATGATAGGCCTCGAATCCATCATCCCGTTTTTTATTGCGTCCCTGCTTCTGGCCCTGGCGCCGGGCCCTGACAATATTTTCGTGCTGACCCAATCCGCCGTAAACGGTAAAAAGGCGGGCGTCGCCGTCACCTTCGGCCTGTGCACGGGGGTGATCTTCCACACCACGGCGGTGGCATTAGGAATTGCCGTGTTCATCCAAAACTCGGCCGTGGCCTTCTCAGCCCTAAAATTCCTTGGAGCGGGCTACCTCGTTTATCTGGCCTGGCAGGCCTATAGAACCTCGTCGTCGGTCGATCTGACCGCCGATCCGCTCCAACTCAGCCTGCGGAAGTTGTACTTCCGGGGCATCTTCATGAACGTCACCAATCCCAAGGTGTCCCTGTTTTTCCTGGCCTTCCTGCCCCAATTCGCCGACCCCGCCAGAGGGCCGGTGGGCGTTCAGATATTCATCCTGGGAAGCCTGTTCATCCTGGCGGCCATCCCGGTTTTCGGAAGCATCGCGCTGCTGTCGGGAAGCATCGGGGAAATCCTCACCAAATCGCCCCGTGTGAACAAAATCCTGAACCGGGTCGCCGGAACCGTGTTTTTGGCCTTGGCCGTCAAATTGGCCGTCACCGAAAGGTAA
- a CDS encoding alpha/beta hydrolase, whose amino-acid sequence MKKVLVATLILLLASPVCLWAMAPSPPDPPETGYGSTQFYITDSYTEYEMGDSGDGERVWWYVPEVLKNGDSAPVVIFLHGFLMVAPDIYMGHIEHLCSQGYIVIFPQFNKGGISGVIQDMMLNADQNDFLTRAIDATNLALTQLGGIAETDDMVLYGHSVGGLMALCWAGFDGPAVQRVVLASPCLDNTEAMPSFVSSMMEGLITNLDYEALGPATQCPVTILWGNDDALATASQMESVVDALPNAASIRLYTAFSDDNGNPEIIADHMACAQDDGWMPSLLMDMFGGDCEEDSLDYRYFYAGLDQALDGLIDMAFDMGAWSDSEPVAPVIEGLP is encoded by the coding sequence ATGAAAAAAGTCCTTGTCGCGACGTTAATACTGCTCCTGGCCTCGCCCGTCTGTCTTTGGGCCATGGCTCCCAGCCCGCCGGACCCGCCGGAAACGGGCTACGGATCGACCCAGTTTTACATTACGGATTCTTATACTGAATATGAAATGGGGGATTCCGGCGACGGAGAACGGGTGTGGTGGTATGTGCCCGAGGTCCTTAAAAACGGAGACAGCGCCCCCGTGGTGATTTTCCTCCACGGCTTCCTGATGGTGGCCCCGGACATCTACATGGGCCACATCGAGCATTTGTGCAGCCAGGGCTATATCGTCATCTTCCCCCAGTTCAACAAAGGCGGGATCAGCGGCGTTATCCAGGACATGATGTTGAACGCCGACCAGAACGATTTTCTGACCCGGGCCATTGATGCGACCAATCTGGCTCTGACCCAGTTGGGCGGCATTGCGGAAACAGACGACATGGTCTTGTACGGACACTCCGTAGGAGGCCTTATGGCCTTGTGTTGGGCCGGGTTTGACGGCCCTGCAGTGCAACGGGTGGTTTTGGCCAGCCCCTGCCTGGATAACACGGAAGCCATGCCGTCGTTTGTCAGCAGCATGATGGAAGGCCTGATTACCAATCTGGATTACGAAGCCCTCGGTCCGGCGACCCAATGCCCCGTGACCATCCTTTGGGGCAATGACGACGCCCTGGCCACGGCAAGCCAGATGGAAAGCGTGGTCGACGCCCTGCCCAACGCCGCAAGCATTCGTCTATACACGGCTTTTTCCGATGACAATGGAAACCCTGAAATCATCGCGGACCACATGGCCTGCGCCCAGGACGACGGGTGGATGCCCTCCCTGCTCATGGACATGTTCGGCGGGGATTGCGAAGAGGATTCTTTGGATTACCGCTACTTTTACGCGGGCCTGGACCAGGCCCTGGACGGCCTCATCGACATGGCCTTTGACATGGGCGCCTGGAGCGACAGCGAGCCGGTTGCTCCGGTGATTGAAGGTTTGCCCTAA
- a CDS encoding tetratricopeptide repeat protein encodes MQKAVNNNSSTTRTYNDLAWAYATYPGDDVRDGAKAVEYAEKAVNLDRHAIYLDTLAAAYAEAGNFEKAVAAQEEAIAISTDIPKEEKLGLYQRLDNYKQNQPLREY; translated from the coding sequence ATGCAAAAGGCGGTGAATAACAATTCGTCAACAACTCGTACGTACAACGATCTTGCCTGGGCTTATGCAACTTACCCCGGCGACGACGTCCGGGACGGCGCCAAGGCCGTTGAATACGCTGAAAAAGCAGTGAACCTGGATCGGCACGCCATCTATCTGGACACCCTTGCGGCTGCCTATGCGGAAGCGGGAAACTTTGAAAAGGCCGTGGCCGCACAGGAAGAGGCAATAGCGATATCTACGGACATACCTAAAGAGGAAAAACTCGGTCTATACCAGCGTCTGGATAACTATAAACAAAACCAGCCTTTGCGGGAGTATTGA
- a CDS encoding anthranilate synthase component II has translation MRLVMIDNYDSFTFNLVQLFYEFDVQVEVYRHDETSLSHIEQRNPDAICISPGPKTPSHAGVSKDVVRHFGARVPILGVCLGMQVINEVYGGRTPKAPVCVHGKCSMVSHKGIGVFQGLPSPFRAARYHSLCVDVLSPELEVTAISDDGVIMGVRHRVHPIHGVQFHLESFMTEYGLEMAANFLEQACRGVKIPPPGLERYPRAQGEVHVFA, from the coding sequence ATGCGGCTGGTGATGATTGACAATTACGACTCGTTCACCTTCAACCTGGTGCAGCTTTTTTACGAATTCGACGTCCAGGTGGAGGTCTACCGCCATGACGAAACCAGCCTGTCCCATATAGAACAGCGCAATCCCGACGCCATTTGCATATCGCCGGGCCCCAAAACGCCTTCCCATGCGGGCGTGAGCAAGGATGTGGTGCGCCATTTCGGGGCCCGGGTTCCCATCCTGGGCGTGTGCCTGGGCATGCAGGTGATCAACGAGGTATACGGAGGCCGCACGCCCAAAGCGCCGGTATGCGTGCACGGCAAGTGCTCCATGGTCAGCCACAAGGGCATAGGCGTGTTCCAGGGCCTGCCCTCCCCGTTTCGGGCCGCCCGGTATCACTCCCTGTGCGTGGACGTCCTCTCCCCTGAACTGGAGGTCACCGCCATTTCGGACGACGGCGTTATCATGGGAGTTCGGCATCGGGTCCATCCTATCCACGGCGTGCAGTTTCATCTGGAATCTTTCATGACCGAATACGGGCTGGAAATGGCCGCCAATTTTCTGGAGCAGGCCTGCCGGGGAGTAAAAATCCCGCCGCCGGGGTTAGAGCGCTATCCCCGCGCACAGGGGGAAGTCCATGTCTTCGCCTGA